From Procambarus clarkii isolate CNS0578487 chromosome 14, FALCON_Pclarkii_2.0, whole genome shotgun sequence:
gttagaattattaatcttaccttttcggtcatattcaacaacatatgtttacaagaaagactgctaccaaaatatactaataaatatatatatataatatatattatatatattatatatatatatatatatatatatatatatatatatatatatatatatatatatatatatatataaaatatatattgttaCCTTAGGAGTAGGCTTGGTTGGTTTGGGTTAGATAaggaggttaggttgggtaaggttagattaggttttgctCTAATTAAATTCATTGGCGAACCCTCTTAGGTACGATGTGACTTGAAATCATCGAGTGCTCACCTTATCATAGAACTTTGCTCTAAGGTGGCGAGTGAAGGCAGGCGTGTTTCCCAGTGCCAATGTGAAATTTATTCCTGGAAAGAGAAATTAGGAAAGTGTGGTTGTTATATTTTTATCCCGAGGAATTAATCGATGTGTTATGTTCCGAGATATGTGGATCATTTGCGGAAGTAGGcatattttttttaggggggggggatggaatacGGTTAAATTGTACACAAGAAAGTTCGACGAAGCTCATTTTCTGATTGTTAAAAACTGTATAATATTGATAGGATGTATTAGGTTAGACTAGGCTGTGTTAGGCTCGGTTGAGTTGGTTTGGGTTAGGTACGTTTTAATGTCCGTTGACGAACCATTTTCTGTTGGATGTAACTAGTATCCTGAAGGAAGGATTTGAAAAGAGGCAATTCTTGCCAGTAGAACCAAATTTATTAAACATATGACAGCCAATCTTCCAAATAAAAGTACTTATGGGAACTATTTGGTCTAGCGTACGAAAATAGACTGTTGGACCAAAAACTTTACGCTTTATATTGCAGAATTAGCTCAAATGgcgtacttaaaaaaaaaatggacacaTAACTAAAGAACCTATAACCTAACCTGTTCTATGCCAAAAtaagcaatcctaggcctaatataagaTATCAAGCCTAACATAGAAATATGTAGGTGTTATACTGGGCCTTGGGATGATTAGTATTTTGTTCGTGCCCTCTATCAAAATAATAAAACATAATAACCTAACAAAACATTGTTGGCGGCACCATTTTATTTTTGTACGTTCAACTAagtattcaatttctttattatgcaccccatacccatcccgtgagctaaGTAGTTGATGTAAATACTATCCTTTTTCAGGGGTGGGTTGACAATTGAAGAATGAAAACAAATAATGAACTACACTTACCTTTAACCAGCATGGCTACGTCATGTGGATGGCTGAGGAAGTTAGGGTCAATGTTGGGTGGTTCTCTTGGGTCCCGGGACCTGAGGGTGACTGTCCCCCGACTCTTGGGGTGGACCAGGGTCGGTCTCATGCTGAAGGCTGCCTTGCCGTATATACTCTTGAAATACTCCTTAAATTTCTGGAAATTTTTAATTGAAGAGAATAGAAAACATTAGAATTGCCAATGGGGTTTTTCCCCCGTCCTCTTACAAGtagcgtcgcttttcgctcgtatgcgctacgACTAAAATTGGCGTATTAGGAAATGGAAATTCATTTTCCAAGTGAAATGAACCCTCAACAgcaagttttgggtcctctgctaggttaggagggcagcaggTTCTCCAAAGGTTTCAAAAGGTCATGAAAactgttaatttaaagtgtcctcccttaacctaacagcctaagccagaagacccaaaacagaaaacaggacagtacgtcgctttcgcgagccgctttcaatttctagtacggcaatttttagccttagtgcgcatacgagcgaaaaagaCCTTATTGTGTAAGGACGGGTTGAGGTTAGgagaggagaggacactttaaattaaacgCTTTCTTGACGTTTTGaggggcaccgctcctgtgccaggtaagtccactacggctcaccatagcccgtgctacttgcaccgctcctgtgccaggtaagtccactacgggctcaccatagcccgtgctacttgcaccgctcctgtgccaggtaagtccactacgggctcaccatagcccgtgctacttgcaccgctcctgtgccaggtaagtccactacgggctcaccatagcccgtgctacttgcaccgctcctgtgccaggtaagtccactacgggctcaccatagcccgtgctacttgcaccgctcctgtgccaggtaagtccactacggcctcaccatagcccgtgctacttgcaccgctcctgtgccaggtaagtcctacgggctcaccatagcccttgctacttgccccgctcctgtgccaggtaagttacgggctcaccatagcccgttctacttggaacttgttccgagtagctgaatctataacaacatgacgttttgaaacggtGGACGGGCTGTGTGGTAGCCTTGATGTCCCTCTGGAGGGtgaacctgtacctctttccacAACCATGGCggcattgtttacatttattaaacagtttatgagccccGAGACAATGCGAAGttgttataacaataataaccttgggctgTGAAATCTCGAAACTCGTCAACTGTGTGATAAGGATCAAGCCGTCGTGATCTTGGAgcgatgaacaggtttcgtaagtgaatATTTATAGGCTTGATGAATCCTTATCCTGAGCAAATGTACAGTACTTACGATAGGCGCTGTCGAACACTTAACACGTCGAAGTACTAATTGGAATGTAAAGTATTCGTAAAGCTAGACCGTAAAAGTGTATTCTGAGCCCGAGACATTCAAACCGTCCTCACCCAAATTTTAACAGCAGTTGCTGTTGGGTACATAACCAACATGATCGGATTGGAATAAATAGGATGACACATTGCCGAAGCTACTTCTTCCCTTACTAATTTTGCCATATAACGTTGCCTACAAGTAGAAGGTTGGCCAAAATGTGGCCTGCCTTCATATATCTTCACAAGGAGTCACTCAGAACCACGTAGTACATGGGTCAGATCAATTCTGACATGCACAAAAGCAAGCTGGAGAGTGTCCAAAGGTGCGCTACCTGACTGGTTCCAGGATAGTGACGAACACAATATAGTCATCCTTTTAGTTCCATGACATTTGAATAGTACTGTAGCGTGATAGGCGAAGCGTTTTGTCGCGCAAAATATAAAACAGATTTTGATGCGCGGCTGAAAAtccagtttttattattattattattttctaccacagacgtggccacacatttacaatgctaaccagcatatatacattttttctgtcctccatggacagggtgagaaatTTGTcaacatacagttcagagatttattgaacaaccacagaaggtggtcgtagtgcttttaaaatgttaggctcaGCTACATTGAAAATCCAGGTGACAGCTGAAGGATATACTCACTTGCCTATCCAGTCCCCAGACCGCGGGGTAGAGGGCGCCGCTGTCCGCCGTGGTGGCGACGCTGCTCAAGAACAGCTGGATATCCGGCTGGTCCGGCTCGCCCTcatcaccaaccttcacccaggcGTTGACCAGCTCGGCATTCACTGTTGTCAGAGGACCTGCCGACCAGTCAAGAAACATAATTGCTGCACCAGGATTTACTAACGGCTGGAAGTAGAGTAGACCTAACAGACTTTTTTGTCTTTTAGCACTAATCTAAAAGATTTAGATTAGGAAGGCTGAGGGATTTTTCTGGAATTAGTGACTTATTATCAGTTCAGgcctcctaaaatgaaagtacttatagtaactatatgGTCGATAGTACAAAAAAGTCGGGATTGACCAATATCAAGTTGACTTTCGTATTACTGAATTTGAACAAACCGGAAAAGTTATATCTATGTTACTAATAAAACCTATAACCTAACCATTTTTGGCCTAATAAACGCCATCTGagggtacatatatgtgctatagcaGCTATACTAAGCCTCAGTATTTAAGTTTGATTCATTAACTTTATTTTTTCCGGACTGTCCAAAAAAGTTTAAAAATTCGTTTATGACAACATATTTGTACGAAGGAGGACCTATTCACGTAAGATAACCAATTCACGGAAGATAACCCTATTCACGTAAGCGGGGGTCCATTCACGTAAGAGGACCCACTCACGAAAGCAGACCTAGCTATTTCCccatatatatatcatttacatAAAAACAACCaatttatataattactcaacccaATTCCTTCATTCCTTATTTGCATATCTGTGCAACACAGATAGcaagaatatatataatatatatatatatatatatatatatatatatatatatatatatatatatattatatatatatatatgtcgtacctagtagccagaactcacttctgagcctactaggcaaggcccgatttgcctaataagccaagttttcatgaattaattgcttttcgactacctaacctacctaacctaacctaacctaactttttcggctacctaaccaaacctaacctataaagataggttaggttaggttaggtagggttggttaggttcggtcatatatctacgttaattttaactccaataaaaaaaattgacctcttacataatgatatgggttgctttatcatttcataagaaaaaaattagagaaaatatattaattcatgaaaacttggcttattaggcaaatcgggccttgcattgtaggctgaaaagtgagttctggctactaggtacgacatatatatatatatatataatatatatatataata
This genomic window contains:
- the LOC138364663 gene encoding glucose dehydrogenase [FAD, quinone]-like, translated to MFLDWSAGPLTTVNAELVNAWVKVGDEGEPDQPDIQLFLSSVATTADSGALYPAVWGLDRQKFKEYFKSIYGKAAFSMRPTLVHPKSRGTVTLRSRDPREPPNIDPNFLSHPHDVAMLVKGINFTLALGNTPAFTRHLRAKFYDKVLPECRELVYGSESYWECYIRHMATTTFHLAGTCKMAPLSDPLGVVDHNLRVRGVSRLRVVDASIMPFVTTGNTNAPTIMIAEAAAHIINTHWTTTK